In Vicinamibacteria bacterium, the DNA window GGAACGCCAAGCTACAGGATGTAGCGAGAAATGTCGTCGTCTTTCGCAATCTCGTCCAACGTCTTCTGGACGTAGTCGGCATCGATCACCCATTTCTTTTGAGTGAGCTCGGGCGCTTCGAACAGCAGGTCGTCGAGCACGCGCTCCATGATCGTATGGAGCCGGCGCGCCCCAATGTTCTCCGTCCTCTCGTTTACCATCATCGAGTAGGAGGCGATCGTCTCGACGGCGTCGTTGGTGAACTCGATCTCGATGCCTTCCGTTGCCAGCAGGGCGCGGTATTGCTTCAAGAGAGCGTTCCGCGGCTCCTTCAGAATGCGCACGAAATCGTGGTGGTCGAGTGAAGAGAGCTCCACACGAATGGGAAACCGCCCCTGGAGCTCGGGAATCAGGTCCGAGGGTTTGGAAACGTGGAAGGCGCCGGCGGCGATGAACAGGATGTGGTCGGTCCGCACCGTACCGTACTTCGTCGTCACCGACGTACCCTCGACGATCGGCAGGAGATCTCTCTGGACTCCCTCCCGGGAGACGTCGGGGCCATGCCCTCCCTCGCGACCGGCCACCTTGTCGAGCTCGTCGACGAAGATGATGCCGGCCTGCTCGGTACGCTCTACCGCGAGGCGGCCGACCTGGTCCATGTCGACGAGCTTTTGCTCCTCTTCCTGAATCAAGTACTCCAACGCCTCGGGGACCTTCATCTCGCGCTTTCTCGTTCGACCACCGAACAGACTGGGCAGCATGTCTTTGAGATTGATGTCCATCTCCTCGATGCCGCTCGACGAGATGACCTCGAACGTGGGAAATCCGCGCTCCCGGACGTCCACCTCGACGGATCGATGATCGAGCTTGCCTTCCCGCAGCTGCGTGCGAAGCTTCTCCCGAGTCGCCTTGAAATCGCCCGGCGGACGACGCGCAGCGGTTTGCTCGACGCCCTCCGGCGGGGGAGGCTCGACGGCGGAGACCGGCGGCAGGAGGAGATCGAGCAGGCGCTCCTCCGCGTTCTCCTCGGCCTTCTCCTGGATTCCGTAGAGTTTCTCCTCGCGAACCATGTCCACCGCGATCTCCAC includes these proteins:
- the hslU gene encoding ATP-dependent protease ATPase subunit HslU produces the protein MVFYLPETTDAEAMLDQLTPRQIVKELDKYVIGQKDAKRAVAVALRNRMRRLKLPPELADEVAPKNIIMIGPTGVGKTEIARRLARLSNSPFTKVEASKFTEVGYVGRDVESMIRDLVEIAVDMVREEKLYGIQEKAEENAEERLLDLLLPPVSAVEPPPPEGVEQTAARRPPGDFKATREKLRTQLREGKLDHRSVEVDVRERGFPTFEVISSSGIEEMDINLKDMLPSLFGGRTRKREMKVPEALEYLIQEEEQKLVDMDQVGRLAVERTEQAGIIFVDELDKVAGREGGHGPDVSREGVQRDLLPIVEGTSVTTKYGTVRTDHILFIAAGAFHVSKPSDLIPELQGRFPIRVELSSLDHHDFVRILKEPRNALLKQYRALLATEGIEIEFTNDAVETIASYSMMVNERTENIGARRLHTIMERVLDDLLFEAPELTQKKWVIDADYVQKTLDEIAKDDDISRYIL